The following coding sequences lie in one Pseudorca crassidens isolate mPseCra1 chromosome 2, mPseCra1.hap1, whole genome shotgun sequence genomic window:
- the RHEX gene encoding regulator of hemoglobinization and erythroid cell expansion protein, with the protein MAGVPGAQPCGGQRASTHREMKVWHGIVIAAVSLVLQACLLAAVNYLLSRHMAKENERILKRAKHKVPRPSPAHCCPPAAKKTKEPREERSTPVPKPRYPHDSDTSSDSSDSSDSSPPTHQATKDVNYTQVDFSAPGRRRNDSVLDYENIKEATDYVNVKPKSHKPGFWTFVNTGVFEPVEYSQVAM; encoded by the exons ATGGCGGGTGTGCCGGGGGCTCAACCCTGTGGCGGGCAGCGAGCAAGTACCCACCG AGAAATGAAGGTCTGGCACGGAATAGTGATCGCAGCGGTGTCTCTGGTACTGCAGGCCTGCCTCCTCGCAGCCGTCAACTACCTGCTCAGCAGGCACATGG CTAAGGAGAATGAGCGGATACTGAAAAGGGCCAAGCACAAggtccccaggcccagccctgcccactgctGCCCGCCTGCTGCCAAGAAGACGAAGGAGCCTAGGGAAGAGAGAAGCACACCCGTGCCTAAGCCCCGTTACCCAC ATGACAGTGACACGTCCTCAGACAGCTCCGACAGCTCAGACAGCTCACCTCCCACCCACCAG gCCACCAAGGATGTGAACTACACACAAGTGGACTTTTCAGCTCCTGGAAGACGAAGAAATGACTCTGTCCTGGACTATGAGAACATAAAGGAAGCCACAGATTATGTCAATGTCAAACCAAAAAGCCACAAGCCTGGTTTCTGGACTTTTGTGAACACTGGTGTCTTTGAGCCAGTGGAATACAGCCAAGTGGCCATGTGA